Within the Medicago truncatula cultivar Jemalong A17 chromosome 4, MtrunA17r5.0-ANR, whole genome shotgun sequence genome, the region AGAGAATAGTTTGGTAAAAGAAAAAGGCATTTTTACTTAGGCTTTGTTACGGAGTTTGAAGGGGAAGGAAGGAGAGGAGAGGGCTTTGGAagttggaaatatatagaaaaatgaataaaaaaattcacttttttttaaaagaacagttttttagagaatgataaactaatacttatgattaatatatttttaatttcaagaatattataacaacatagattggatttaaagaattcatataaaccctccataacccccaaaacctccttcaatacaatttttgagttctccaaatgagtgaaattttttattataagtaaaaaattaaccttcaaAGTTCTCTCCTCTCAATATCTTCTATTTCTTTCACTTGCTCctttattttttccaaaaccctccctccaaactcccaaacaaaggtttggaaaaaaaaaaaaccaagactTGTAAAATGTACACAACTAACAacagcaaaaaaagaaaaaagaaaaaaagtaagaaaaagaaaaaaagaaaaatcaaaacaaagaaaagaaaagttctCACAACTGACGCGTGCACCAACATTCAACAACTGCACTCTGCAGgcactcttctcttctctcttccatTTTGCTTCTAACACAGATCTCTCTCTCCAATTCTTCATCTTggtatgtttatttttctgttttttgggtatttttttgtttttttaattcatgtacTATATAAGCTAGGAATTGattctgttttgttttgttagttttgattaTAAAGTTATAATCTtttatgtatataaattaaagggtCATCGCTAGTTTTTAATAATCcaataaaaaatagcataaagttaccattttattactttttagaTCATGGGTTATTGAAATTATTTGATGGGTTTTGATTAGATTTGgtgaagtagaagaaaaagttGGGTGGTGTGTGATTATGAATTGAAGTGTAATTGGGTGAAGAAATGAACGTGAGCCATGCTTCAATTCACCCAGTTGAAGAAGTTCCAACTACTGATGGTGGTGTTGCTGTTGCTGAACAAAACGTGAATGTTCCTATGGTGAGGATGAAGGATATTCAAGGCATGCCTGGTACTATTGGTGGCCTTGCTTTGCGTGTTTCACAGTTTGTTTTTGCGGCTGCTGCGCTATCTGTTATGGCTTCCACCAGTGATTTTCCTTCTGTCACTGCCTTCTGGTAATTCATTTTGTTTATCGTATAAGTTTTcggtttttgttgttgttgcatttaaatgcttttttatttgtaattgtGATTGTAAGAATCTTTTGCCATTGGATTTGGCAAAATTGTCACGTTTTAGATTAAGGAGATTCCGAATTAGAGATTTTTGTCTATGGTTAGAGATTTGTCTCACACTAAAGGGTGAGAgcagtgttgtcaattgcagATCGTGGAACAGAACGGTTTGTTTAAATACACTATGTATGGCCAATATTTGACAACACtatgggcctgtttggattggtttatttgagcatatctactgacataagttttgtgagattgtttgggagaacttatgaaaacagcttatcacaattttcataaacttttttcaACTTACTTTCATAAATTCTCcaatatagcttataaaaacaacttatagcacatacaaaaacaaaatgttactttatcttttgctataaaaatagcttatacgtaagcacttatcatgataagcgcttgtgctataagctgtttaatccaaacaggccctttGTACTAAATAGTTTATACTATCGTAGAACAataacagtttcttcaaattcCACTACACTGTAGCACTGCCATAGACCATAGCCGCTATTTGGCAACACTCGGCGAGAGATTTAGGTCAGGGAGATAAAATAGGAAATGTGACGGagaataaaagagagaaatacaAAGGGAGAAGAGGTGTAAAGTGATATAGGTAAGAGAAACTTGTGTGAAAAGATCAGATTTGTTTGTCAATTGAGAGCTTGATTCTGATAAATTTTCATCAAAGTATCTGTCACATGGTTATGGTATAGATATCAGTGTCATGTGTATTTGGACTAGTAATTGTTGTGATTTTATCGTCCAGATTAACGACGAAACCTGAAAACACACAATAAGAAATGCTAGCAGATCCTGTAGAACAATTATTCTTACTGATCTAAGATTCAATATAGCAAGAAAAGACTAAAAAAGATGAAAGAGAGAGCACCAGAAATTGTTAAGGAAGTTCAGAGTGATTTGCTCCTACGCTCCGTAGCACCGAcacgacacatgtgattacaatcaattatgtcattttttcaaattcctACCGGTGTCGACGCGCCAGTGTCATGTCCGGTGTCCATGTCTCCGGGATAGAATCTGACTGAAAGATCACTATATGATTCGAGTTTACACCTTTAGAACATCACTATTGATTCAGCTATGAATTACTACGAATCCCTCTAAGATATTCTCactgtttctttttcttctccacTCTAATTCTTAGCACTCAGTATGAAAGGTTCAGAGTAATTGTTTTCCCTCCTAAGAGCTAGTTAGTTACAATCAAATGACAGAAAATAACAAATGGCTGAGTACACGCCAGACGCGAGTTTGTTAAGggttttatatttatattcattttgtttatcttttcaagttttggttttttttttttttttttgtttctacaTTTAAATGCTGTTTTATCTGCGGTTGTAAGAAGCCTGTGCCGTTGGATTTGGTGAAATTATCATTTACAAAATCAAGGAGATTACAAttcagagtttttttttctatgataAGAGATTTGTCTCTCACACTAAAATCTAAATAGGGTGCGAGCAGTGTTTTCAATAATAGATTGCgaaaaatagcagtttgttcTATCTGAGCTATGCTAGTGTGTTATAGCGCCACTAGATCCAccatttgacaacactttgtaccAAGTAGCGCATCGTGAAACAATAGTAGTTTTGATATATGGTTAAAATGTTTCTGCCACATGGGAAAATGGTTAAATGTTTATCTACTGGGAGCTTCATTCTGATCGATTTTCATCAAAATTTCTGCCACATGGGTATGGTATAAATATCAGTGGCATGTGGATTTGGACTGGTAATAATACACTGCATCACTGCATTTTACTTATGTTTCTGATACATGgttatgaatttgaaattgttctAGAGGAGTCTGATTGTGTCGCTATATGAAAACTTAATAATGGGTTAGTTATTTGTCATATCTTTTTACTTTTATGGTCAGTGAATTCAATGGGTCTGAGTGTGATGGAGCTGCATGGTTATGCATGCTAATGGTATCAAAATTACTGTACTAATAAAGATGATTTCGAGGATTATTTCCCAACAAAATGAAGCCATCCATGTTACTATTTGGTGCCAAAATGGAGCTGTTGTAACGTACAATACAATGACTTTAAGACATGTTTAGTTTATCTAATGCTTTGTTCTCCATACCTTAGGGAGTCTTACATTTTATTTACATCTACTTGAGCTGCTGAAAGGACACACAATATATCTTAGTCGATTGCTATGTGTATATAGTAATGGGGTGTGGAGGAAAGCGTGTGGAAAGTTGGAGAGTAAGTAGGAGAGTCCAGAGTCTTTCAAATATCTCTGGGATTTCCATTTGTAATTTCTGGTCCATACTCCATACAAACTTTTGGTCTAGCCTAGATTTCTGTTCCGGAAATAAAGTAGTTCGCATTTGGTGATTGATAAAGGGGTGGCTATGGCTACCCCAAAGAGAAAACAATTATTGAATAAGTAggtatacatatatatttagcTACCCCTAATAATATATAGTTGGCTACCCCAAGTTTGATTTTAGGTGGAATaactttttgtttggttttactTACACTTTCCAATCGAACTTTGGATTATTTGATCCGTCTTCTAAAAATCGGAGGGTTAACACccaaaaagaataataatattctttaatttaacaaagaaaatatgagaACAACAAAAATCTTTTACTATTAGTCTAAACAGATTTCATATAGGGGCACCCCACcccatttttttagtattactAATTTATTAGTAAATTAGGAAAAAGAAAGGAAGCAATGCTttattaaccctttattattgtaaaaaaaaaaaattaaccttttATGAACACTTTGCTTTTTTTATTTGGGATagctaaaaaaaagtaattagtAAATTATAACTCTTTATAATCcacttgtaaccaaaaaaaaaaaaaaaaaaaaactctttataATCCACTCTTGTTGCTTTAAGTGTATTTTATGAAGTACATTTTATATAAGTAATAGTtgttgtgatttatttttttgtttattggtaaaatttactattaattttaaaaaaatattttattttgctttataAGTGGCCACCTCATGAAAATTTTGTTAGCTTTGCCGCTGCTTGTTAGGCTACCCCCTATCGGCCAATCCCGTCACGCTCCAGATGTCCAATCATGTCTTGGGTGCAAGGGGTGTATGTTGATTGTCccacattggatgagatatgaCATGAAAAAGTGTTTATTAGTGAGCGACATTTCTCACCTTCTGAACTGGTGTTATGGGGTTCTGTTAGGCCTAATTAAAATTCTAACCAagttttttgctatttttttagtAGTAGTTCTATTTGGTACGAAGGGGAACCCACGAGAAACATGTGAATGTGTAAAATCGTTCTCTCTCACATACATGTTCTGTttttaagaaaccaaaaaagTCTTACTTCTGTCTTTGACGTATATTATGGTCAAGTAAGTGTTGTAAGAAAATAGTTGTCCATTTCGTGTTTTGACTCTGTCTTAAcattaagcataattttttttttgagatgtCAGTTTCTATCAAAGTTTCCTATTAACTATTGGAACAGCAATTGTTGTAGGGAGTCTTAGAATGGGATAAAAAGATTATGATAATGACTCAGAGCCATGCCTAAAAGCATTTGGTATAGTTGTATGGATGGGATTCTTTAAATCTAATTCGATGTATTTGTAGGCGATACCAGGTTTTGATGGTTCTGATATTTGCCAATACATACTAGCCTACACTGTTTAGGGTCATTTGGAAGAGcttatttatagtttatttGGAATTATCGGACATAAATACCTGTGCAAGTGTTTTATTGAGTTTTTGAAAttaacttatgacatgtctatTAGATGTTTTCAGCATATTTCATCAAGTTTCTCATGATAGCTTATGAATCTTACAACctatataaaaaacaatttaactacGTTCCGTTGATTATTTAATGTATACATAAGCTGTTTACCTAATTGAACAGGTCATTATATATTTTGGCTTTATCTTTTTAGGAATTCCTCTTTTGTTTATGAAAGGCTACTACGTTACGTAAAATCTGTCTCATTTTTTTATCAGTTTCCTTGTTGCGGCTGCTGGCTTGCAGACTTTGTGGAGCATTGCATTAGCTATTACTGATGTTTATGCCATTTTAGTAAGACGATCTTTGCAGAACTACCGACTTGTCAGTTCATTTACAATTGGCGATGGGGTAAGATCTCCAATATGACTCATTAATATTGTTACAATAACTGTCACTGTTCCATTCACTCTTAAGCTTCATAATGTGGACATTGGATTTTTAACttctattattgttattttcccATTCGAAAATGCTATATTAAGAAGACATGTATCTTATTACATGCAGGTGACTTCGACGCTTATATTTGCAGCAGCTTGTGCATCAGCAGGCATAACAGTGCTCATTGATAATGATCTTGGTAATTGCAATGAGAACCACTGTGTTCAGTTTGAAACGGCTACAGGCATGGCATTCATATGCTGGTTCACAACAGTGCCGTCATTTCTTCTTAACTTCTGGTCTTTGGCATCGAGGTAATTAAAAACAGTGTCACACACATGGCAACAGAAACAAGGGCAGGTGGTTTATAAAGTTTGTTTTGGTATCAGGTTTGTGACTGTTGTTTGAAGTTTGTTAAGCTTGGTATCATATGTTAGTAGTAGAACCAAATGGTGTCATTCATGTACTCTTTCCTTGATCAAACAAGATATCTGAATTGGGATTTTGGAATGTGTTATGGTTTAATTCACATTTGGTGGTAGAATGATTAAACACGACTTACAATATAGTTATGTGCATTATTCCATTCTATTGGCCGTTTCACTTcaatatatatactatattGCTCCTAACTCGATTTCCCTCTCGCCAAGTATGGCAAAAATATATCTTCTAAGATTGTGTTtgcattttgtcaaaaaaaaaaaaaaaagattgtgttTGCATTCACGGTAATATAGTTGTGAACGTCCGGTGGACTAACTCCACAATGAGGGTGTATTAGATCTGCTACAATGCAATGTAATGCAATATAGATGCCTAAAGAGATAGAGAAAGACACAAGAATTTATACATATTCATTTTCTAACTGAAAACTAGTTATGCCCCTTCAATTGAAAGAATTAACTAGTCTAATTGACTGTTCTCTAGTATCTTGTTGCAAAGTTTTTATGGTTTAACCAACTGATTAGCAACAATTCTTTCGGTCCAGTCCCATAAATAATTTAATCGAATTCGGATCCTATGTCGccaaaccaaaaaacaaactaGCCCTTTAGGGCTcacacttttttggtttggccACATAGAATCAAGATTCTCATCTATGATCATCGTGTATGTAATCACAAAGTAACATTTTAGTTCAtgcttatttataattttacaaaaattctatttcaaaaattatactATTATATGTACCTAATAAATTAACAAGACATAAGATACGGAGAAGCGATATATCACAGAGGTAAAGGATGCACATAATTTGAGcaattatttttgtcaaaaaaaagttgagcaatttttattttttttgagagagttgagcaattattttaaaaagcaaCAATATCCATTGTTACATAACTGACATGATCTAAAGATGTAACTCAATTGGTTAAACAACACGGGTTTGTGGGAGAGGATTATAGTTCAATATTCGTAGAACACATTCTTAAGGGGAGAAAAACTTTAAGTTGCAACCTGAACACTTGAACATAGATTAGTCTAAATGTCTAATAGTAGTTCAGATGACTGTGGAGCCACTTGCTTGAGCGTCAAATGTCCTATTTAAAGCAGctttttacccaaaaaaaaaaaaaaaaacttcataatGATTAACAATATGAAATTGGGGGAGTAAGATGAGAGTTTTTTTTGTCTGGCATGGATCATTCTCCCAACTAGATTCATTTTCGACGATATTTGTGCATCTTTTTTTCTTGTCTCCACTAAACTTCGATATCTTGAGGTTAAAGAGGGAAAAAGTAATCTccttaaacactttttcttctATGATGAAGGTAACAAAGGGTACActaaattctaaaaaataataaacaggAGCACCTTTTTTCTTTGGGTTGTACTTGACATTGACATATGGAATTAAGTAAGACGAGCTTAGCTGGAGTGGAACAAAAAGGAAAGGAGATATGCTCACTTTTTCCTTAATGTACATTTTGACTTATCTCCCATTTGCAATTGCAACCAACGATGATAAAAGAGCATAAACTTGCTAAACTATAATATCTCAAGATGATTTGGTCAAGAATTGACACATATTATCAGCTTTTACTTACTGATGCTATTGTTTCTTTGAGACCTTAGTCTCCTCTTTGCTTCTTGTTTAGAAGAATGCTCAAACtagagaataaaaaatgagtCATGATCATGATTATCTCAAAGACACATTCCAATGCCTATCTTATTATTTGAGAAAGTTGCATCAATGTTGCATGCGTACATACCGATAAGAGGCTTATTCCATCTGTTGTAACTCGGTGGAGTTTGTCTCGGCTGCGCTACCATGAGCTTGGCAAGCTGCCACTGCTGTAAAAACGTTGCATCCCGTATGAACACTTTGATCCGCGTCTCCTCCAAATACTCCAAAGCGTTTACACCGCACATTGATGATAAGTTGTACCATCAGCATGCTTAATATAAAGCTCAATCAAATTCCAAAAACAAGCCCTTTATAGCCATATAAAAGGAAAGGAGACATACTCCTCATGACTTTTTTCTCAATGCTTATTTTGACTTTTTCTCTAATTGCAGTGATGATGAGTTTTTCCTCAAATAACTTTTGTTACAACTCTAACTACCATATCACATTCTTAAGGAAAAGATGATGAGATTTAATTTACTTACAAGTAGTTAATCTAATTAGACTACAAATCTTTTTGGCTTATACATTCTTAAGATAAGATGTACTTTTAGGCTGTAAACGTTAGGCGTGGCTGGTACAGCAGTACATATAAAGTTTTAGATTTAAATTGCCTAGAATTCTGATTTATCTAAATTTTCAACTCACTTATGTTTCCATCATCTttcagacaaaaaaaattaatgaatctTCCTTGGTTTGTTATCTTTCACGATGCCAAAAAGAGGACAATGCTAAATACAAAACGTGCAGTGAACTAAACAGATACTAATGCTAAATACAAAAACAAGTGCTCCATACAAGTCTCAACTTCACTCTAGCACTACCAGTAATTTACAAGATTAATTCAACTTGGtcaatgcaaataaaataaattaaatctaattaaatgCAAACTTGGTACATGAACAAAATTTCCTGATTTTTCCCCTTCAAATTTATCATTGATCACTAGTATTTTAGATTTATGTAGGGGAAATGCAGGCAGACATTCACATTGGATTTTTCATACAAATGACCAATTTATGAAAGAGAAAGCTAAGCAATGAACAGTGTTATCTTCTGGTGTTAGCACTTTCCATGCAATAGCTTGCTCGTACGAAACATGCCGCCCCATTGTGGACA harbors:
- the LOC25492442 gene encoding CASP-like protein 5A2 → MNVSHASIHPVEEVPTTDGGVAVAEQNVNVPMVRMKDIQGMPGTIGGLALRVSQFVFAAAALSVMASTSDFPSVTAFCFLVAAAGLQTLWSIALAITDVYAILVRRSLQNYRLVSSFTIGDGVTSTLIFAAACASAGITVLIDNDLGNCNENHCVQFETATGMAFICWFTTVPSFLLNFWSLASR